The Dehalobacter sp. DCM sequence ATAAGATCATATGGAAAGGCTGTTCTTGCTCAAATAATTCGACGGCTTTTAGTACCTGCAGACCATGTCCCAATGATCCTGCCAGTGTATCAAATACCGTTACATCGGGATTGCCGGACAGTTCTTTGCCCATGACAGCCGCGTTGAACGACCCGCTGAGTTTGGAGGAAATGGTAAAGCACAGAACCTTGCCTTTTCCCGTCAGTTCCTGAAACACCTTAGCAAACTGGGCCGGCGATGGTTGTGATGTTTTCGGGAGTTCGGGTGAAAGCGCCATTTCCTGATAGAACTCCTGGGGTGTAATATCCACCCCTTCCGCAAAATCTTTGCCGTTGACGTGAATCGATAACGGGATACTGTGAATCGTATGTTTTTCCAACAAATGACGCGGAATATCTGCCGAACTATCCGTGACAAAATGAATCATAGACTTGTCCCCTCTCAATAAAAAATACTCGAGAGCACGGAATAAATAAACATGATCGGCGGTCCAATAATAAAACTGATAATACCGGTAAAGATCAATACCAACAGAATAATCCAGCTCATTTGCTGGAGACGGTAATATATTTCGCGGTATCGCCAGCCAAGCAACCCGAATAAGATACTTGAGCCGTCGAGCGGCGGCACGGGAACAAGATTAAAAACCGCGAGAACTACGTTCATATAAGCCCCGTAGTCCAGAATGTCGGCAAGAATAGTGGCCGTGCCAGCCTCCAGGATAGTGCCGGGTATCAAGCCGACAACGCGAACCAGGATAAAAAAACAAATGGCGACAAGGATATTCATGACCGGGCCTGCCAACGATACCAGAATATCGTCCCGGGTTTTATTCTTAAAATTATTGGGGTTGACCTCGACCGGTTTAGCCCAGCCAAATCGGGCAAAGATAATCAGGATTAAACCGATAATGTCAATATGGACCCGGGGATTCAGCGACAATCTTCCTTGCAGCCGTGGGGTGTCGTCACCAAGCCATACGGCTACTTGGGCATGGGCAAATTCATGAAACGTAAAGCCGATGATGATTCCCGGCAAAATATACAGTGTTTGAATAAGATCAAAATTCATGCGTTACATTCTCTCCTAAACGTAGTTTTGTTTCTCCTGGCGGGCTATCACAGATTACATCCCTAGACCTCGTCGTCAATATTACTAACGTAATCCACATTTACATATCATCTGGCAGATGTGCTACTCCTATCATACATAATAATTGCCCATTTGACAAAATAATACTTCACAGACACTATAATAATAAAGATATTTTTTATAAAGGAGGTGAACTGCTTTGGAAAATCATTTTTTAAAAAATATTGATTTTGAAAAAGTCCTTGATATGGCTGCTCTGGTCGATTACCAACCCGGGCAGGTCGTCAGTCGGACGCTGGCGCAGAACAAAGCGCTAAGTCTGACTTTGTTTGCTTTTGACCAGGGTGAAGAGATCAGTTCTCACTCTTCGGGTGGCGACGCAATGGTTTATTTATTGGATGGATCCGCCCAAATAACCATCGGATCAGAAAATTATACTCTACAAAAGGGACAAACGATTGTTATGCCGGCAGGAATCCCGCATGCCGTTGCCGCCGCGGAGAAATTCAAAATGCTGCTGATCGTCGTCTTTGCGATTTAGCGTTATGCGTATTTACAGAAAAGTGGTGTCCACGTCATAAGGTCACCATTAATTCAAAAAAGTAACCTCCCAGGTGTGTGAAGTGGGAGGTTACTTTTTGCATCGGCTTCGTTTTTTTTACGTTCATTCTTTATAATTCTTTTTGCTCGCAAATCCGGTTAACACCGTTACTTGTTCTTTCTATCGCCTCATGCCTCCTTTCGGCCCTCTGTCCCCGCCCGCAGCAGGGCCCATCCTTGCGGACGATCCCACC is a genomic window containing:
- a CDS encoding DegV family protein codes for the protein MIHFVTDSSADIPRHLLEKHTIHSIPLSIHVNGKDFAEGVDITPQEFYQEMALSPELPKTSQPSPAQFAKVFQELTGKGKVLCFTISSKLSGSFNAAVMGKELSGNPDVTVFDTLAGSLGHGLQVLKAVELFEQEQPFHMILSRLNTMREEMKFLILLDTLENVVKGGRLSRFQGTLAKVLDIKAILHVIEGRVEILERIRGRSRSMKRIIELVGDRCTDFSDKIIGVTHVNNLNDARTVASELEKRYRPREIIINETGATIATYAGKDGIIVAF
- a CDS encoding cupin domain-containing protein → MENHFLKNIDFEKVLDMAALVDYQPGQVVSRTLAQNKALSLTLFAFDQGEEISSHSSGGDAMVYLLDGSAQITIGSENYTLQKGQTIVMPAGIPHAVAAAEKFKMLLIVVFAI
- a CDS encoding site-2 protease family protein → MNFDLIQTLYILPGIIIGFTFHEFAHAQVAVWLGDDTPRLQGRLSLNPRVHIDIIGLILIIFARFGWAKPVEVNPNNFKNKTRDDILVSLAGPVMNILVAICFFILVRVVGLIPGTILEAGTATILADILDYGAYMNVVLAVFNLVPVPPLDGSSILFGLLGWRYREIYYRLQQMSWIILLVLIFTGIISFIIGPPIMFIYSVLSSIFY